A single window of Mycolicibacterium aurum DNA harbors:
- a CDS encoding TetR family transcriptional regulator — protein MASDDPILTAVVELLENDGYDAVQLREVARRSRTSLATIYKRYANRDELILAALEAWTDENRYAAVVGQRRAPGESLHEALMRLFRTLFEPWERHPAMLAAYFRARSGPSGKRLLRRGLDVVVPTALDVLDGVDDDFIADMDTVIANVVYGLLGRFAAGEIPITDILPTIDRAVYRLTAGYEFARTAPGVAARPGGRAAKLS, from the coding sequence ATGGCTTCAGATGATCCGATCCTGACCGCGGTCGTCGAGCTGTTGGAGAACGACGGCTACGACGCCGTGCAGCTGCGTGAGGTCGCCCGGCGTTCGCGCACCTCGCTGGCCACGATCTACAAGCGGTACGCCAACCGTGACGAGTTGATCTTGGCGGCGCTGGAAGCCTGGACGGACGAGAACCGCTACGCCGCGGTGGTGGGGCAGCGGAGGGCGCCGGGTGAATCGTTGCACGAGGCGCTGATGCGACTGTTCCGCACCTTGTTCGAGCCGTGGGAGCGTCACCCTGCCATGCTCGCCGCGTATTTCCGCGCCAGGTCAGGGCCGAGCGGCAAGCGGTTGCTCCGCCGCGGACTTGACGTCGTGGTCCCCACCGCGCTGGACGTTCTCGACGGTGTGGACGACGACTTCATCGCGGATATGGACACCGTGATCGCCAACGTCGTCTACGGCCTGCTCGGGAGATTCGCGGCGGGGGAGATACCCATCACCGACATTCTGCCCACCATCGACCGAGCGGTGTACCGACTCACCGCAGGCTACGAATTCGCCCGAACAGCACCAGGTGTCGCGGCGCGGCCCGGAGGCCGCGCCGCGAAGCTCAGCTAG
- a CDS encoding mycofactocin-coupled SDR family oxidoreductase: MGSLDGKVAFITGVARGQGRSHAVRLASDGADIIGIDICADIDSNGYPMASPAELQETVTLVEAHGGKMLASIADVRDFSAVKAAVDTGVAHFGRLDMVCANAGIAAMAFAELTDAQDLQMWTDVLEVNLVGSFHTAKAAIPHLIAGERGGSIVFTSSTAGLRGFGGKGGGGLGYAASKHGIVGLMRALSNALAPHSIRVNTVHPTAVNTMMAVNPAMTAFLEHYPDGGPHLQNPMPVGLLEPEDISAAVAYLVSDAAKYVTGVTFPVDAGFCNKL; this comes from the coding sequence ATGGGTTCTCTCGACGGCAAGGTGGCATTCATCACCGGGGTCGCCCGCGGCCAGGGGCGCAGCCACGCGGTGCGGCTGGCCTCCGACGGCGCCGACATCATCGGGATCGACATCTGCGCCGACATCGACTCCAACGGCTATCCGATGGCGTCGCCCGCGGAACTCCAGGAAACCGTCACCCTCGTCGAGGCCCATGGCGGCAAGATGCTCGCGTCCATCGCAGACGTGCGCGACTTCTCCGCGGTCAAGGCCGCCGTGGATACCGGCGTGGCGCACTTCGGACGGCTCGACATGGTGTGCGCGAATGCCGGAATCGCCGCCATGGCCTTCGCGGAACTGACCGACGCCCAAGATCTGCAGATGTGGACCGACGTGCTTGAGGTCAACCTGGTCGGCTCCTTTCACACCGCCAAGGCAGCGATCCCCCACCTGATCGCCGGCGAGCGTGGCGGGTCCATCGTGTTCACCAGCTCGACCGCCGGACTGAGAGGTTTCGGCGGCAAGGGCGGAGGCGGCCTCGGCTACGCCGCGTCCAAGCACGGAATCGTCGGACTGATGCGCGCGTTGTCCAATGCCCTGGCTCCCCACAGCATTCGGGTCAACACCGTGCATCCGACCGCGGTCAATACCATGATGGCGGTCAACCCGGCGATGACGGCATTCCTCGAGCACTATCCCGACGGTGGACCACACCTGCAGAACCCGATGCCGGTGGGACTGCTGGAACCCGAGGACATCAGCGCCGCAGTGGCATACCTGGTCTCAGATGCCGCCAAGTACGTGACCGGAGTGACGTTCCCGGTCGACGCCGGATTCTGCAACAAACTGTGA
- a CDS encoding mycofactocin-coupled SDR family oxidoreductase has translation MGRSHALRLAEEGADVILIDICESLPDIEYPLASREDLAETARLVSEVGRRAISHVVDVRDADALAAAVDDGVSKLGGLDASVANAGVLTAGTWETTTPAQWRTVVDVNLIGTWNTCAAALPHLVDHGGSLVNISSAAGIKGTPLHTPYTASKHGVVGMSRALANELAAQSIRVNTVHPTGVATGMRPDSLHGLIAHTRPDLGPLFLNAMPIMMAEAVDISNAVLFLVSDESRYVTGLEFKVDAGVTLR, from the coding sequence ATGGGGCGCAGCCACGCGCTTCGGCTGGCGGAGGAAGGCGCCGACGTCATCCTCATCGACATCTGCGAGTCCCTGCCGGACATCGAATACCCACTGGCCAGCCGGGAGGATCTGGCCGAAACCGCGCGACTGGTCAGCGAAGTGGGGCGCCGTGCCATCTCACACGTCGTCGATGTGCGAGACGCGGATGCCTTGGCCGCCGCAGTCGACGACGGCGTCTCCAAACTCGGCGGGCTCGACGCATCGGTCGCCAACGCCGGAGTCCTGACTGCAGGCACCTGGGAGACCACCACACCGGCCCAGTGGCGCACGGTCGTCGACGTCAACCTGATCGGAACGTGGAACACCTGCGCAGCCGCTCTACCGCACCTCGTCGACCACGGCGGCAGCCTGGTCAACATCAGCTCTGCGGCCGGGATCAAGGGCACCCCACTGCACACGCCGTACACGGCGTCCAAGCACGGCGTCGTGGGAATGAGCAGGGCACTGGCGAATGAACTTGCCGCGCAGAGCATCCGGGTCAATACAGTGCACCCGACGGGTGTGGCCACCGGCATGCGGCCCGATTCACTGCACGGACTGATCGCCCACACGCGCCCCGACCTCGGCCCGCTCTTCCTCAACGCGATGCCGATCATGATGGCCGAAGCTGTCGACATCAGCAACGCGGTGCTCTTTCTCGTCTCCGATGAATCGCGCTACGTGACCGGCCTGGAGTTCAAGGTCGACGCCGGCGTCACACTGCGCTAG